From Lepisosteus oculatus isolate fLepOcu1 chromosome 8, fLepOcu1.hap2, whole genome shotgun sequence, one genomic window encodes:
- the opn6b gene encoding opsin 6, group member b: protein MEGVLMDRSNMYLSNMTVYRVSEEGETAIGIYLVTLGWLSWIGNGVVIFLMAKQRQTLEPQDYLTFNLAVSDASISIFGYSRGILEVFNVFREDGFIIKTIWTCKVDGFLILLFGLISINTLTAISVIRYIKGCQAHQAYRVNKRSVGLVIAAAWLWALFWAGAPLLGWGSYRARKYGTCEIDWARAGISLSYKCYVIGIFFFNFFVPVIIMVFSYVSIIRMVRSSHKSTRGGDVSERQRHMERSITRVSFVVCTAFLLAWSPYAVISMWSAWGYQVPPLTSVLASLLAKSASFYNPFIYVGMSSKFRQDLRLLFRCLQARGRQTQTPALQPPAKGGQEPGPVQPEHVEVAMDAAEKDREAGPKGDDSTADSGVDSGNHESFIDEGSPAQPASPRIESSAHLTTKAFLRKHSDSGRL from the exons ATGGAAGGGGTGCTGATGGATCGCTCCAATATGTATCTGAGCAATATGACGGTGTACAGGGTCTCCGAAGAAGGGGAAACCGCCATCGGTATCTATCTGGTAACTTTAG GATGGCTTTCTTGGATTGGGAACGGTGTCGTGATTTTCCTCATGGCCAAGCAGAGACAAACTCTGGAACCACAGGACTATCTCACTTTCAACCTGGCCGTCTCAGATGCCAGCATTTCAATCTTTGGATACTCAAGAGGGATTCTTGAggtttttaatgtgtttagaGAGGATGGATTTATCATAAAGACTATATGGACCTGCAAG GTGGACGGATTCCTGATATTGCTCTTCGGTCTGATCAGCATCAATACACTGACAGCCATCAGTGTCATCCGATACATCAAAGGATGCCAGGCTCACCAAG CCTACAGAGTCAACAAGCGCAGTGTGGGGCTTGTCATTGCTGCAGCCTGGCTCTGGGCTCTCTTCTGGGCTGGAGCCCCTCTGCTGGGCTGGGGCAGTTACAGAG CCCGCAAGTATGGAACATGTGAGATCGACTGGGCAAGGGCCGGGATCTCTCTGTCTTACAAGTGTTACGTCATCGGCATCTTCTTCTTCAACTTCTTTGTGCCAGTAATCATCATGGTCTTCTCCTACGTGTCCATCATCCGGATGGTCAGGTCAAGTCACAAGTCAACGCGTGGAGGAGACGTCAGCGAGCGCCAGAGACACATGGAGCGCAGTATTACACGG GTCTCATTTGTGGTGTGCACGGCCTTCCTGCTCGCCTGGTCCCCCTATGCCGTCATCTCCATGTGGTCCGCGTGGGGGTACCAGGTCCCTCCCCTCACCAGCGTGCTGGCCAGCCTCTTAGCCAAGTCCGCCAGCTTCTACAACCCCTTCATATACGTGGGCATGAGCTCCAAGTTCCGCCAGGACCTGCGCCTCTTGTTCCGCTGCCTCCAGGCGAGGGGGCGGCAGACCCAGACGCCCGCTCTCCAGCCGCCAGCGAAGGGGGGGCAGGAGCCGGGGCCGGTCCAGCCCGAGCACGTGGAAGTCGCCATGGATGCGGCCGAGAAGGACCGCGAGGCCGGGCCGAAGGGCGACGACTCCACAGCGGACTCGGGTGTGGACTCTGGCAACCATGAGAGCTTCATAGATGAGGGATCCCCAGCCCAGCCCGCCTCCCCCAGGATCGAGAGCAGCGCTCACCTCACTACGAAAGCGTTCCTGAGGAAACACAGTGACTCCGGGCGCCTCTGA